Proteins encoded by one window of Tubulanus polymorphus chromosome 7, tnTubPoly1.2, whole genome shotgun sequence:
- the LOC141908112 gene encoding cyclin-L1-like isoform X1: MAATDLLKSTGPTLKRDFSRVILTLDNVLIPAEKLQPTPSMNDGLDTEIEIDLRILGCELIQTAGILLKLPQVAMATGQVIFQRFYYSKSFVKHNMEVVAMACINLASKIEESPRRMRDVMNVFHHIKQVRSQKKIHPLILDSNYINLKNQVIKAERRLLKELGFCVHVKHPHKIIVMFLQVLECEQNQGLVQLAWNYMNDSLRSNVFVRYPPETIACACIHLAARQIQMPLPSNPPWYAIFDADETDITEICLTILRLYSRAKPNMDLLEKAVNDIKKIQSEAKMKMKSDGTPSSQPDTPQKNYGSSPVSNAGVKRIKDEDEHSNSSFGANLKPHHRENNKKRRSRSRSAPRAYALKSGSYTSRSGSRSYSRSPSPKRNKRRSPSSRKHHKKSTTSSTNRRSKDRYPLKEKHKRHHSSYSKSRSRSPTYSPDGGRGGGSHKKYYKEKVSKYDGMGGAGVRSRSPAFEKRKSKKHNGHGGDRSKDRYSNRR, from the exons atggcggccacCGACTTGTTGAAAAGTACGGGACCGACTTTAAAACGCGATTTCAGCCGCGTTATTCTAACTCTGGATAACGTACTGATCCCCGCTGAGAAGTTACAGCCGACGCCGTCGATGAACGATGGTTTAGACACCGAAATCGAGATCGATTTGAGAATATTGGGCTGCGAATTAATCCAAACGGCAGGAATCCTGTTGAAACTACCGCAA GTGGCTATGGCTACGGGTCAAGTGATATTCCAGAGATTTTACTATTCCAAATCATTTGTGAAGCACAATATGGAG GTCGTGGCGATGGCTTGTATAAATTTAGCGTCGAAAATTGAAGAGTCGCCTCGACGTATGAGAGACGTGATGAATGTATTTCACCATATCAAACAAGTGCGCTCTCAAAA GAAAATTCACCCGTTAATTCTCGATTCGAATTACatcaatctgaaaaatcaGGTGATCAAAGCCGAACGTCGTCTGCTGAAGGAACTCGGCTTCTGCGTTCACGTCAAACACCCGCATAAG attatAGTCATGTTCTTACAAGTTCTCGAGTGCGAGCAGAACCAGGGTCTCGTGCAACTAGCGTG GAACTATATGAACGATAGTTTAAGGTCGAACGTGTTTGTGCGGTATCCGCCGGAGACGATAGCCTGCGCTTGTATTCACCTCGCCGCGCGGCAAATACAG ATGCCGTTGCCGAGTAACCCGCCGTGGTACGCGATATTTGATGCCGATGAAACCGACATTACCGAAATCTGTTTAACAATATTACGACTCTACTCCAGAGCAAAG CCTAATATGGACTTACTGGAGAAAGCCGTGAAcgatattaaaaagattcagaGTGAAgcgaagatgaaaatgaaaagcgACGGCACTCCCAGTTCACAACCAG ATACACCTCAGAAGAATTACGGCAGCTCTCCGGTGTCGAACGCCGGTGTCAAACGAATCAAAGACGAAGATGAGCATTCCAACTCTAGTTTCGG CGCCAATTTGAAACCTCATCACCGCGAGAACAATAAAAAGCGACGAAGTCGTTCAAGGTCAGCTCCGCGTGCTTACGCTCTTAAGAGCGG GTCGTATACGTCCCGCAGCGGCAGTCGCAGCTACAGTCGAAGCCCGTCGCCGAAACGCAACAAACGACGTTCGCCGTCGTCGCGGAAACACCACAAAAAATCGACGACGTCGTCGACGAACCGGCGCTCGAAAGATCGTTACCCGTTGAAAGAAAAACACAAACGCCATCATTCGTCGTACTCGAAAAGTCGCAGCCGGTCGCCGACCTACTCGCCGGACGGGGGACGCGGCGGCGGCTCGCATAAGAAGTATTACAAGGAGAAAGTGTCGAAATACGACGGTATGGGCGGCGCGGGCGTGCGGTCTCGGTCGCCGGCGTTCGAAAAACGAAAGTCGAAAAAACACAACGGCCACGGAGGCGACCGATCGAAAGACCGTTACTCGAATCGTAGATAA
- the LOC141908112 gene encoding cyclin-L1-like isoform X2, translating into MAATDLLKSTGPTLKRDFSRVILTLDNVLIPAEKLQPTPSMNDGLDTEIEIDLRILGCELIQTAGILLKLPQVAMATGQVIFQRFYYSKSFVKHNMEVVAMACINLASKIEESPRRMRDVMNVFHHIKQVRSQKKIHPLILDSNYINLKNQVIKAERRLLKELGFCVHVKHPHKIIVMFLQVLECEQNQGLVQLAWNYMNDSLRSNVFVRYPPETIACACIHLAARQIQMPLPSNPPWYAIFDADETDITEICLTILRLYSRAKPNMDLLEKAVNDIKKIQSEAKMKMKSDGTPSSQPDTPQKNYGSSPVSNAGVKRIKDEDEHSNSSFGANLKPHHRENNKKRRSRSRSYTSRSGSRSYSRSPSPKRNKRRSPSSRKHHKKSTTSSTNRRSKDRYPLKEKHKRHHSSYSKSRSRSPTYSPDGGRGGGSHKKYYKEKVSKYDGMGGAGVRSRSPAFEKRKSKKHNGHGGDRSKDRYSNRR; encoded by the exons atggcggccacCGACTTGTTGAAAAGTACGGGACCGACTTTAAAACGCGATTTCAGCCGCGTTATTCTAACTCTGGATAACGTACTGATCCCCGCTGAGAAGTTACAGCCGACGCCGTCGATGAACGATGGTTTAGACACCGAAATCGAGATCGATTTGAGAATATTGGGCTGCGAATTAATCCAAACGGCAGGAATCCTGTTGAAACTACCGCAA GTGGCTATGGCTACGGGTCAAGTGATATTCCAGAGATTTTACTATTCCAAATCATTTGTGAAGCACAATATGGAG GTCGTGGCGATGGCTTGTATAAATTTAGCGTCGAAAATTGAAGAGTCGCCTCGACGTATGAGAGACGTGATGAATGTATTTCACCATATCAAACAAGTGCGCTCTCAAAA GAAAATTCACCCGTTAATTCTCGATTCGAATTACatcaatctgaaaaatcaGGTGATCAAAGCCGAACGTCGTCTGCTGAAGGAACTCGGCTTCTGCGTTCACGTCAAACACCCGCATAAG attatAGTCATGTTCTTACAAGTTCTCGAGTGCGAGCAGAACCAGGGTCTCGTGCAACTAGCGTG GAACTATATGAACGATAGTTTAAGGTCGAACGTGTTTGTGCGGTATCCGCCGGAGACGATAGCCTGCGCTTGTATTCACCTCGCCGCGCGGCAAATACAG ATGCCGTTGCCGAGTAACCCGCCGTGGTACGCGATATTTGATGCCGATGAAACCGACATTACCGAAATCTGTTTAACAATATTACGACTCTACTCCAGAGCAAAG CCTAATATGGACTTACTGGAGAAAGCCGTGAAcgatattaaaaagattcagaGTGAAgcgaagatgaaaatgaaaagcgACGGCACTCCCAGTTCACAACCAG ATACACCTCAGAAGAATTACGGCAGCTCTCCGGTGTCGAACGCCGGTGTCAAACGAATCAAAGACGAAGATGAGCATTCCAACTCTAGTTTCGG CGCCAATTTGAAACCTCATCACCGCGAGAACAATAAAAAGCGACGAAGTCGTTCAAG GTCGTATACGTCCCGCAGCGGCAGTCGCAGCTACAGTCGAAGCCCGTCGCCGAAACGCAACAAACGACGTTCGCCGTCGTCGCGGAAACACCACAAAAAATCGACGACGTCGTCGACGAACCGGCGCTCGAAAGATCGTTACCCGTTGAAAGAAAAACACAAACGCCATCATTCGTCGTACTCGAAAAGTCGCAGCCGGTCGCCGACCTACTCGCCGGACGGGGGACGCGGCGGCGGCTCGCATAAGAAGTATTACAAGGAGAAAGTGTCGAAATACGACGGTATGGGCGGCGCGGGCGTGCGGTCTCGGTCGCCGGCGTTCGAAAAACGAAAGTCGAAAAAACACAACGGCCACGGAGGCGACCGATCGAAAGACCGTTACTCGAATCGTAGATAA
- the LOC141908263 gene encoding 45 kDa calcium-binding protein-like: MFSAATPEESDDIPVSSYENDNKHILLLTGKQKKNSSLTMNYKKLVPSLLFTLLLLNNLFTVVHMKPVPTGSVVVTGGDSKMTAAAASPLFFENVAAAAKARIKPDELESPKHMDAVKLEKDGRLNRDYRKEVFLGNHEEIELGTEVEQKLKLRDIFHRVDYSKDGLISMAELEEWIEQKVQEHFDETNDENEKIFKALDPDNDGFITWHEFFVQFLVAKGHQQDESEKHAADYETIDMGEKEKDMLIKNKFRWSEADEDPQDNKLNIQEFKNFRHPEQSDSMLRHMVNDILSNLDRDRDGVLTESEFIALPPGEAEGQSDWLQQEKVWQEERRKEFQNVIDVDKDGKVTKEELKNYVDPKNPGHAKMEVVNLMELADANKDQHLSLEEVMNNQDLFMGSKMVNAGRNFHDEF, from the exons ATGTTCTCGGCGGCAACTCCCGAGGAATCGGATGATATTCCCGTATCGTCGTATGAAAACGACAATAAACACATACTCTTACTGACgggaaaacaaaaaaagaactCGTCATTAACGATGAACTACAAAAAACTCGTGCCTTCGTTACTTTTTACGCTGCTTttactgaataatttattcacgGTCGTTCATATGAAACCAGTTCCAACTGGATCTGTTGTCGTGACGGGCGGCGATTCAAAAATGACGGCTGCGGCGGCTTCGCctctttttttcgaaaatgtgGCCGCAGCGGCGAAGGCGAGGATTAAACCGGATGAACTCGAATCGCCGAAACACATGGACGCGGTGAAATTAGAGAAAGACGGCCGTTTGAATCGAGATTATCGTAAAGAAGTGTTCCTCGGAAACCACGAGGAGATCGAATTGGGCACGGAAGTCGAACAGAAGTTGAAATTGCGCGATATTTTTCATAG AGTTGATTATAGTAAAGATGGTCTTATAAGTATGGCTGAATTAGAGGAATGGATCGAACAGAAAGTTCAAGAACATTTCGATGAaacaaatgatgaaaatgaaaaaatattcaaagctCTAGACCCCGATAATGATG GATTTATAACGTGGCACGAGTTCTTTGTACAGTTTCTCGTCGCGAAGGGACACCAGCAAGATGAATCGGAAAAACACGCCGCCGATTACGAAACTATTGACATGGGTGAAAAAG AAAAAGATATGTTGATTAAGAATAAATTCCGATGGTCGGAGGCCGATGAAGATCCGCAAGACAACAAATTGAATATCCAGGAATTTAAGAACTTCCGTCACCCGGAACAGAGCGATAGCATGTTACGTCATATGGTCAATGATATACTTAGTAATCTAG ATCGCGACAGGGACGGCGTTTTGACCGAAAGCGAATTCATCGCGTTGCCTCCCGGCGAGGCTGAGGGCCAGTCCGATTGGCTGCAGCAGGAAAAAGTATGGCAGGAAGAGCGacgaaaagaatttcaaaacgtCATCGACGTCGACAAAGATGGCAAAGTCACGAAAGAAGAACTAAAG AATTATGTAGATCCGAAAAACCCTGGGCACGCGAAAATGGAAGTCGTCAATCTGATGGAGCTAGCCGACGCCAACAAAGATCAACATTTATCACTCGAAGAAGTTATGAACAACCAAGATCTGTTCATGGGCAGTAAAATGGTGAACGCCGGCAGGAATTTTCACGATGAATTCTAA
- the LOC141908590 gene encoding uncharacterized protein LOC141908590 has translation MADAIETNRESASAFVKIAKMPSPRKSPNKSNSCSPINVSVGANVAHQKSHSPPSGMSQFPTAYNGLYNSSMIAANQSLLVIPQPYMPYIHPGMSAAYTGIPIAPATTVSAGGGAGSQALDLSKSPQQTSKNGGSSRKSGSMLLITQVGGDDDCNSQTSGDDANHSGGEDGSTMRKSRNKQSGEDGKNINQYGRVFTNGRPLPDHLRVEILRLALQGVRPCEISRQLQVSHGCVSKILNRYRRTGNINPGQIGGSKPKVTTSEVVTKVKDYKAENPQMFAWEIRQRLLEEGICTEKNIPSISSINRIIRDKSIVQRRGYDPFSRGSFEDTMNNGLNGNYENPNGLDSTMLAMDLKGLMVASGGDPMSIDSLYKDDCSSQRVAVKCEPLSPSSRDSPSKQRNHHMTLPLCFPGEHDDEDANNSSANSPTADAASEDRVDGLKVTEVSILQQALRTSGSSSLHSPVTRRLLNSDSESSERESQSPASDTSQQVGGTTARKPRKGTPHKIMSPALERISSSSKTTAAAACNGHKSSVLPDQVPPFGNSVSNAGNYLDEVDSVVAYSSNDQTPQANTIFLFGSNYDIVNTGTGQWVLKNDADLISVLELFLRGKPKQGKNSSKSTTTAVKSSAKTSKAENNAKQPSPVLKIPTFLKSAENESSQSKTRSIDEDNAVTAAVETIRNDVDEMAVTESLPDLKDESATSADDENSSSKKRKLENNAEEIGAAKRSRVEPNRQTELDSSADALCIDESLDETDNKLDNSSEFENSENVENEVLADEVVVAISKVTESIKDSNENVTREKSFVDEDKSCMPILAELLQNKQAMMLSTSS, from the exons ATGGCAGACGCGATCGAAACGAATCGAGAATCTGCGAGCGCGTTCGTTAAAATCGCCAAGATGCCGAGTCCTCGAAAATCGCCGAACAAATCGAACAGTTGCAGCCCGATAAACGTTAGCGTCGGCGCGAACGTGGCGCACCAGAAATCGCATTCGCCGCCGAGCGGTATGTCGCAATTCCCGACCGCGTATAACGGTCTGTACAACTCGTCGATGATCGCGGCGAATCAGTCGCTACTGGTGATTCCGCAGCCGTACATGCCGTATATACACCCGGGAATGAGCGCCGCCTATACGGGTATCCCGATCGCGCCAGCCACGACCGTATCGGCCGGCGGCGGAGCTGGATCGCAGGCGCTCGACTTGTCGAAGTCTCCGCAGCAGACGTCGAAAAACGGCGGCAGCTCGAGGAAATCGGGTTCGATGCTGCTGATTACGCAGGTCGGCGGCGACGACGACTGTAACAGTCAAACGAGCGGAGACGACGCGAATCATTCCGGAGGAGAGGACGGGTCGACGATGAGGAAATCACGTAACAAACAATCCG GTGAAGATGGTAAGAATATCAATCAGTACGGTCGAGTGTTCACGAACGGACGGCCGCTACCCGATCACCTACGAGTGGAGATCCTGCGCCTCGCTCTGCAGGGCGTGCGTCCCTGCGAGATCAGCCGTCAACTACAAGTATCGCACGGGTGTGTCAGCAAAATTCTGAACAG ATACCGTAGAACCGGTAACATAAATCCCGGACAGATCGGCGGTAGCAAGCCTAAAGTTACTACATCGGAGGTCGTCACGAAAGTGAAAGATTACAAGGCGGAGAATCCGCAGATGTTTGCGTGGGAAATTCGTCAAAG GTTATTAGAAGAGGGAATTTGTACGGAGAAGAACATACCGAGCATCAGTTCGATCAATCGGATCATTCGAGACAAATCGATCGTACAGCGCCGCGGATACGACCCGTTCTCGCGCGGCAGTTTCGAAGAC ACGATGAACAATGGTCTGAATGGTAATTACGAGAACCCGAATGGTTTAGACAGTACGATGTTAGCTATGGATCTGAAAGGACTGATGGTCGCGTCTGGCGGCGATCCGATGTCAATCGACTCCCTATACAAGGACGACT GTTCATCGCAGCGCGTTGCAGTTAAGTGCGAACCGTTGTCGCCATCCTCGCGCGATTCACCCAGTAAACAGAGAAATCATCACATGACACTGCCGCTGTGTTTCCCCGGCGAACACGACGACGAGGACGCGAACAATTCGTCGGCGAATTCTCCGACCGCGGACGCTGCCAGCGAAGATCGCGTCGACGGTCTGAAAGTGACGGAGGTGTCGATTTTACAGCAAGCGCTACGCACGAGCGGGTCGTCGTCTTTACACAGTCCGGTTACGCGTCGTCTGCTGAACTCGGACAGCGAATCGTCGGAACGCGAGTCGCAATCTCCGGCTAGCGACACATCGCAGCAAGTCGGCGGCACGACCGCGCGAAAACCGCGTAAAGGCACGCCGCATAAAATCATGTCGCCGGCTTTGGAGAGaatttcgtcgtcgtcgaaaactactgctgctgctgcttgtAACGGACACAAATCTTCAGTATTACCCGATCAGGTGCCTCCGTTCGGCAACTCGGTATCAAACGCAGGAAACTACCTTGATGAAGTGGACAGCGTCGTCGCGTACAGTTCGAACGATCAAACGCCGCAGGCGAACACGATTTTCTTATTCGGTTCGAACTACGATATCGTGAACACGGGAACCGGACAGTGGGTGCTAAAGAACGACGCCGATCTGATCAGCGTGTTGGAGTTGTTTCTACGCGGTAAACCGAAGCAGGGGAAAAATTCGTCGAAATCGACGACGACGGCCGTGAAATCGTCGGCGAAAACGAGCAAGGCGGAAAATAACGCGAAGCAGCCGAGTCCCGTGTTGAAGATACCGACGTTTttgaaatcggcggaaaacGAATCTTCGCAAAGTAAAACGCGCTCGATCGACGAAGATAACGCGGTTACTGCTGCCGTCGAAACGATTCGCAACGACGTCGACGAAATGGCCGTTACGGAATCGTTGCCGGATTTGAAAGACGAATCGGCTACATCGGCAGACGACGAGAATTCGTCGTCGAAAAAGCGTAAATTAGAAAACAACGCGGAAGAAATCGGCGCCGCCAAACGGTCGCGAGTCGAACCGAATCGGCAGACGGAGTTGGACAGCAGCGCCGATGCGCTCTGCATCGACGAGTCGCTCGACGAAACCGATAACAAACTCGACAATTCATCGGAATTCGAGAACTCGGAAAACGTCGAGAACGAAGTGCTCGCCGACGAGGTCGTCGTCGCCATTTCGAAAGTCACCGAATCGATTAAGGACTCAAACGAGAATGTGACGCGCGAAAAGTCGTTCGTCGACGAGGATAAGTCGTGCATGCCGATTTTAGCCGAGTTGCTGCAGAATAAGCAAGCGATGATGTTGTCGACGTCGAGCTAG